The sequence TTTGGACCTTAAGTTGATAGTAATATTTTAACATCGGTattaatattcaatattttcatacacatgcatataaagAGATACACGCCGTTGCCTGCGCTATTTGGCTTTTTGGGGAAATCGCAACTACTTCGTGTTTATTGGCGATGAAAGTGTTAGAGCGGTTTATCAAAGTTTCATAAATCATTTGCGCCCTAGCAGTGTTGATAACATTTCTTCAACGTTGTTGCCAATAACACAAGATGGTGAATTCGAAGAACGCCAGCTGAATATGCGCGTTCGATATATCTACGCCGATCAAGTAGACGAGGCTTTACTAGATACCTTAAGCAAATTTGGGGATGCCCAGGAGCTTCCAGTATTATTCATTTTTGGATTCACTTATCGCAATTTCCTTGCTAGGAATGTGTCACAAGAACTTGTAAAACAGTATGCAAAAAATTTGACGCGTTTGGTTGTGCCATTCGATCAGTTGGTGGAGCACAAAGCAAAGGTATTGTGGAAATTGCAACATCGGATTAACGAGGATAAAGTAACAAAGACATCTTGGAAGGCCGTATTAAATGCGGATATTGATCGTTTGAATCAAGCTGCGCAGTCTGTATTTCGTTACTCGGATGCCATCGTATGGAATGCAGCATGGCAAATAGCTAACGGTCTGGTTGATAGTGCGGTTGACGGATACAAATTGACTGGCTTGGGATTGCGTCACGAGGTGCAAATATTGATAAATATGTACTGCAACGACTATATGAATTACAACGATGGAACGTGCTGTGCTAGCGCAGAACCCTTTACAAATCTGCAAATTGTTTCATACTCGGTATTAGGCGTCTGGTAAGctcaaattcaaattataaTTTCGTTTTGAATTACCTATTGCATCAATATATTTCAGCGTTACCTTGGCCATCGTAATGTTACTTCGCCGATGGTTACTGCATCTGCGTGGACATACTTTCTATACGCCGCTCTCTCAACCACCAAATTTAAAAGACCTACACACTGCCAATACCGCAACGGCCGGTAATTTGTCAAATGGGACATCCTCACTCGCTTTGCCCataatggatttttttacaCCACTTGCTATGCTTGGCATTATTATGGCTTACTTCTACCTGTGCGATCGCACCAACTTTTTTAtgaaggaaaacaaatattattctgaATTTAGTTTCTGGATACCTGTAGGCTATGTTTTCGCACTAGGTATATTTTTTACCGAAGAATCGCGCTTCACGAAAGTGCTGAACAGCGATCAGACAGATGAATTGAAAGGCTGGATTATGCTTGTTGTGCTGATCTACTATATGACTGGTGCGCATCGTGTGCTTTCCATACATGTTCATATTAAATTGCTCATCAGTAGCTACCTGTTCATAACTGGATATTCCCATTTTAGTTACATGTGGCAGACTGGTGGCAATTCGGCTTTTGTGCGCTTCTTTCAAGTGTTGTTCCACTTGAATTTCGTCACAGTGGTTTTATGCTTTTGCATGAATCGTCCTTATCAATTCTACTATTTTGTGCCGTTACTCTCATTTTGGATGTGCGTCATATACTTCGTGTTATCACTGCCGCCGCGCATAAGTGCTCAATCTGTAGAGTTAAATCCGTtgcattatttatatttagttgCAAAATTCGTAGGCTGTTTCAGTGTAATCACGATACTCTTTATGTCGGAGGTTTTCTTTGAACGCATTTTCTTGACACGTCCGTGGAAAGCGCTATTCGTAAGTACTGATGACGACATACATGAATGGTGGTACCAATGGAAATTGGATCGTTACACTGTCACATTCGGTATGATTTTTGCCGCTTGCTTTCACATCGCACAAAAGCATAGTATCTTTGATGACAACAATCATGGTAATCTGTTTGCGCGACGCACCTCCATTACTGTTACATTGCTTGCATTGCTCAGTGTTTGTTTATACACGTCATTCTCTTTTCTTTGTCGGAACGAACAGGAATGTGAGGAGATACATTCATACATCGTCTTCATACCGATTGTGGGCTACATTGTGCTGCGCAACATATCTGGGATACTGCGCACTCGTTACTCCACTTTCTTTGCATGGTTTGGTCGCATATCATTAGAGTTGTTCATTTGTCAGTACCATATTTGGTTGGCGGCTGATCGTCATGGTGTGCTGGTGCTCTTACCTGGCTTTCCGACGCTCAACATGATTATCACTTCCTTCATATTCGTATGCGCATCGCACGAAGTGCATCGCATAACACAAACGCTGTTGCCATATGCAGTGCCCAATGACTGGAAGTTGGTCATGCGCAATTTCGtgatatttttgattattttgattCCGGTGGGACATATGGATGGCATGTTTTGAACATCTCCCACAAAGTTGTACTAAACAAACTTGAAATATaagggaagaaataaaaataattagaagtaatattaattttaaatataactaTCAATACTAAGCTACTAAGAACAATTGAACCTGGTGGCGCATACAGAAAGTATGACCTACGATTCTTTGAGTAAAGTTTCTAGTATTGACCCAATTTAACGATTTAAGCACAAAACGCGTACAATTGTTAATGTTTATATACGAAGTAAATATgacacacacatgtacacatACTAATAAATACGCACGCGCCAAGCTTAATGCTCTGTACGAAACTTGTTTTTTATGCTAATTTATCTTTGTAAGATTAGTTTAAGtccaacttaatttttttgttagaaagtaaagtaattgaaaagaaaacgaaatatgACTCCATAAATAAAACGATATTATAAATGTTCATTATGTAAATGAGTACTTACAAGAATAGGCAATCGAATAGCTGACATACATTTTTGATTatgaacaataaataattatactgAACAGAATTGGttgattttatattaatttttaatttattgtcgaCCGCTCTTTTAAATATTCGTTAAGGAACTACCGTATGTAGGTTTCATCTCATTAGTTATCACTGttcgttgtttttgtagcagtttGCAAATCTCTTATTGAAGTAAAGCCATCAACTGACCTAACGGTAGGTCCAGGAAACATGTTGTTTCAGTgcgtttttcattttaaatccaACAAATTGTCTAACGcctattgttaaaattttaaaaccacttatCAAGACTAACAGTGTGATTACTCGAGACATAGTCCCAACAAGGAGAAAATCCCCTACTCCTTTAACTTGATTTTAACTCTAAATCTGCAACCGGATTTGAACTTTTGCTACTGGTAAGATGCTAAAGTTTGCTAAATTGCTAAAGCTAGAACTAAAACTTTATTGGaatactagcgaaaacccgcccgttccgctcgtcgtctttaaaaaaatctagattaattaattaaattaagccgaaaaatactgtgtgttttttataaaaattctcgcgcatgaatagtaatgaaagaagttttaaatagtagtagcaattaaaaaacgtttgatgtgatttactttattactttttttattgtaatgctctttgttatacaatattcttcgtttttccatgcgttgttgaataaatgaacaataccgacttaccaactcttgagcatgaaacataaagttgcccatgagaaaaacatgggtattctaaatcaataccacaaattgataaagtttggctttgtgacttattaatagtaatcgcgaatgcaaggcgaacaggaaattgaagacgtttgaattcaaacggcatatccgatggtatcattggtattcgtggtattaaaacgtcttcaccagagtattttccattcaaaattgttgcttcaatgacgttattcatcaatctcttaactgttaatcgagtgccattacatagtcgtagttgatttatgtttctcaacataataatcggtgctcctattttcaagtttagcatgtgtggcggtaatccaggcaaatcaagggaattcaaaaattcagtgggataatttacaatatcatctcgatttgtaacagtgtcaacggatcgatatgtttgttctggacttggtatgttagccaaaatagccgcattcatttcattcacatctttatttttgccagccatgatggctcgttcactaagccaatcatgatttttgtaattttgaggcaaatttgggaaaatactttgaattaactgttctttcgtttgatttatttgacaaaagtttggttgtaaagttattaagccagttaaattatcgacaggaactttgccatttccaatatccaataattgctgtgaaaattcagcagctgatggatcattttgcactAGAAcgcgtacatttgtagttagtttgagtgtttgaacatgtctccacaaatatgatgatttcaaatatgcagccaattcatctgctacagttgctcgaggaataacaggcagtgtttgtctaaaatcacctgccagcagcactaaggcacgaccaaacatttcatttttactacgtaaatctcgtaatgccctatcaagcgcttccagtgaatttttatgtgccatcgtgtactcatcccatacaattacgtgtgcgaaaaagcggagaaggagaagagaactgttctattcccctccGCTTTAACCCaactatgtgttcaggtgcaaatgacttttttgcgtgaagtctgatataaaataagttctatttactcttcttaaatttatataaacttttcgaggcgaagtaaaaaaactgacatatatttgcttcaaccgtatatttgtgagtacacaggtaatacgtaaatatatgaatgatataggtaatatctcatattagcataacctttctgcaaaaaattaaggaaacgatcaccaatcacgctggcaatgatacaatgaatttttcactataactgacttcagattaacgtttatataataagcgtatatgtaacattttaaaatttttttagaatttttttttttaatttttaataacactgtgcgacaattttggggttatcaaaatcaaaccacaccggaccttttttttctgaaaatatacctattcaatagcaaaaccctcgctgtgtttttaaaagttagctcgattttttttttatagcgttttgaagttttctattttcatgagattttggagttttacctgtacgctaaatttgacttataaatcgacctttgtttgatttaatcgatttattttgtcatagcttgatgcagaaatttcgtacatgtacaaataaacttattttgagaagaacctatatctcaatacgcaattttgaataccaaaatttcgaaaaattgtatgtttttaccattttttactgtaattatgaaataattaaaatttctcactatttcttctagcaaaaatgttgcaaaatgtactaaaaaagtcatttataagataaaaacataaaactgaactttaagtttgttattttctaaaaaaataaatttttaacaagattttttttcataaaaataatttttttatactctgctttaaatttttttttaaatatctaaaaactctgtaggtaaaaatattaaatagattatgtaaaaagaatatagacttgaattattataatacaaaactataacaattttttggatCATGTTCTTCTGGATTGTGCCATAGCATTGGCATTCCAAAAGGCAttctgctttgttttttgtgcaaccAATTAACTAAACCAACATAACAAGCTCTACATACTATGTTTGGCGCCCAAGGTACATTCAAAATAACTTCACGATCAAAATAATGTCTGTATGCCACAGTAAAATCATCACTGATTGATCCATGCTTTTCACTCGCTGGTGTGAAACGTCCACAACAATAGCAGAAAACGTTAATATTTGCAggacaattgtacattttttattttcttaattcataaaaaattcacgtaaatgaaattaataaattcaaatatgttaacAAAAACCGTATTGTTCACATAATATTTAGCGCATCAAATGTGTTTTAGGAGTTGTTATGCACGAACCTGATCTCGCAAGACCGCTGCGATCTTAGAACAGGTAAAATCGTTgggaacaaattttggaatttctaaaacaaacatttcctgataagacagactacaaccttctttatactttttattttggaatgtgtgctagccacttttctatgtacttaacaggctaaaagtcttgtgagaccaatcatgcttttcactactcacgatcacattttgttacatccattcattggaaaaccgtatctggaaaaaatactagcaaaaatagaaaaatctgaaaatgtgtataacgggtggttacgtataaaattattttcataattacagtaaaaaatggtaaaaacatacaatttttcgaaattttggtattcaaaattgcgtattgagatataggttcttctcaaaataagtttatttgtacatgtacgaaatttctgcatcaagctatgacaaaataaatcgattaaatcaaacaaaggtcgatttataagtcaaatttagcgtacaggtaaaactccaaaatctcatgaaaatagaaaacttcaaaacgcaataaaaaaaaaatcgagctaacttttaaaaacccagcgagggttttgctattgaataggtatattttcagaaaaaaaaggtccggtgcggtttgatttttgatgtcgcactgtgtaataagtggccttcctcttcctcttcctgtagctattccttttcctcttccatctccagctccatctcctttctttatcccggaagcgggcagtaaaaattacttcccttaaaagctttcatcaacagcttccatctgatacccatattgtataaacacatccaagggtaccttggtccaccttttcggctatatctcgagaccctggtaactcagagatctaaaaaatactctgtattaaagcactcatcagtagatttgatttgatacccacaatgtaaaaacacatcctagggttacccgggtcctcgttttggccttcggcagcgccacctggtggcgagtggaatcaataagcatattatactaaccttcaccgtggaaaaatatatatatataccaaatttcataataatcggcccagacacacacgacctaaatgtatgcaattctaatgaatgctatgtgcggtacaaaaaatacgtgcggcaaatagcaaaaacacactcacttaaccgacgcaccgcacacacacgcgttatcggatttcaaccaaacttcacagaaccCTTTGCCAaggcaacaccaacaatgtgtgaaactttcattgctttccttacacgcgttgatGAGAGTACCCCGGACAAAcgtacactttttttcggcttaatttttatatatatagaagatgtGGTGATTCTGTCCATCATGCGGCTAAAAAGTGTCTAacctaaattttagtttttttttggttgtatttgttgttgtagcagtaactttgccctgtcagagGTCCGTGTGCACAGGTAAGGCTAGATATAACCGGAAGTCGCTAGGTATCCGGTGCACTCCGTTCACGACTGGGCTATTTTTGATCTGGGTCACCAGCCAGGCTGAAGCTCGGCACGGGTCGTATTACACATTGTTTCAACCCAGAGTTTTTTTCTCAAGAGTTTTGCTCCTCCGGTTGGCGGAAGAGAGTTCGAACCATAAGAATGGAGTGAACTCGTTTATTACTGGAATGTACGTAAACGAACCCACTGCCATCCAATGATAAGGCCTGATTATTGATTCGACTAAGCCTCCACACCACGGTAAGGTGCCTACCCTCGCGGAGGAGAACGTGGCAGTATcgagaacgtaattgtgccaaggttacgcgggactctcggggaacttggagctcttcgtctgcgattggtgctggttggactccgataacggcattcgggggtcgggagcatAATAAGGTGctgagagtctcccgatgaatgtcgtttatggcctgtttgtacactgtccgatccagtagctgtctgtctgttttgCCTTGAATCTCGTAcgcgtagttgaggaaatgcctcctgacgtgcctgggaggtggcttaggctcaagcaggtgtctgcatgggtgaggcctgcggtaacaccctagcagaaactgcttactgagcattttgttatgctccttaacaggcAGCATAAGGGCCTCATCGGGTAGGTGTTGTATCGGTGACATCataagacatcctgtcgcggtccttaatgcggtgttttggcaggtctgacGCTTCGTCCACTgtgaatcactggttccaggcgaccagacaggcgcagtatactttagaaccggtcggcctattgccttgaaagtcgacagcaacatttgctTGTCTTTACCCCAAGTgttgccggcaagcgactttttgaccttgttgcgattctgtactttagttgcaatagcggttgtatgggctgagaaggagagcaagctgtcaaaggtaacttccaatattttggggttgttaaccgtcggaatttgtgtgtcatcgacttttaccttgagttgtagcttgacctcctttgaccaggtggtgaaaagggtcgccgtggatttagtgggggagaGTTGTAAGtccctcgcagtgaaaaagcgagaaaggctggcgaggtagtcgtttatctTGGAGCATAggtcatcaatgtcattgcccgacgtcaTCATCGTAACTTgagacttttttcttaatttagtctcggagtcttagttctttcttcatgacatttttctagcctgttctaattaaaagtaatgtttataattttgtaaaatatacatttttttaaaattagttcaataaatcactcagttttatttagcattacttttttttaaaatctgcccgcgattgcagtagtttttggtgttcttctgctttcagcagtcaaatctctcccTCGCTACTGCAGttttgcctagctttggatataaaaacgcactaaaatcccatttaaagaaaataaaacaccaaatttttattgaattacttaaaggcAAATATTGAATTACTGCTGgacaaattgtatttaaaatgcgcatttttaaataaatgtaacaagatttttttaaaaatgcccTTATAGTTTCTTCAGTAGTATTTTgcggcttatttttactattaagaCAGCTCTTGATGCCCTACGTCCCCCcaaggattgaggaccggaggATTGAGgacattcagtaaattcaaacgctttttaaatgggtaaaaagattttcaatgttaagaagagttgagagcgggacatttaatattctagcataaccttaaaaggagtaaaaaattaaattaacactttcaaaatatcaaattttattaaaaccaacaaattttcattaacactaaaatcttctcagagtgatttttttaataatacatttttttttaacttatactttcggtagctttaaattaaaaataaggacCAAACACCAACTAAAAAAGTTTCGCATTTTGATATACAAAAAGCACTAAGTTTATTGCGAAAAGCAAATGGTTTTCCGCACACATTTCATATCAATTTATTACCCTTCCATTGCACTTAGCTACAATTGGAATATACATAGAAGACAACTTGTTTGGAAGGTATCCTTGCCCAATATATCTTTTTCACAACAACACTCGTGCTCAACGTAGCTCTTGAACCCAGAAACACGCCATGAATAATAGCCAATTaggaatctaaaaaaaaaaaaatcactcaaaaattttacaaatatacaaaagaattaattttctttttaaaaggtAAGCAAAACAAAGCCGAATATAGGCGGCCGTGGTAGCCGAAATGTTTTGAACGTGATTAGAATTCGTAGGGGCCGGGGTGAAACCCGCTAAACGGACGCAAGGTGCAGTTAATTTCAAGTGTTTCTAGTTTCAAGAGTTTTCTACTATGGAAAaccttataataaaaaatccacTGTCGTTTGCAGGCGCCATAAAACTGTTGAAGAAATTGGTGAGACATAAAACGATTTTTGtggctataaaaaaattgtggaatatCTTTCATGGCGGATCCTAGCATTGTATGGAGTATAGGCCCATTGGTCTGTCGGacgttgaaaatttttactatgtAGGAAAATCCGATTGCGGTggagaaaataatttcaattccaatatctattttttatgcTCATACTATACCCGGCATTATTTAACCTCGCGACATTTACTTGTATTGtctttaattattgtaaaagaaaataacttGTGTTGAAATTGCAGCTTTTGCGAGCAAaacaagaaattcaaaaaaataaacctacagaaaatgaataaaatacttAATCTGAAGAAATTGGATAGCAGCCAGTGTTTTCTTGCTTTTCtgcagttttttatttgaatttgaatacgACTCATATGTGTAGCTTCAATCTCATCGGCCATACCCTTATTTGAACTTTAAATATCTGAACTTTCAATTGCTAGAACTGCCTAAAACAACGCAGCCTTTCAATTATAGAGCAATGCATAACACCAATATCTTACTGTCATTTTAATACGTAACAATTCAGCTTCACACAATGCAGATGCAGTAATCAAGTCTCAAATCAATTAAGGAGAGAAGGTGGCCCTGATTGAAGTAAAAATGCTCAGTAAAGCAATCTAATCCTTCACATTGCTGTCACTGCTATACTttccaataaataataatatctattctatAATCTTTAGAGTTCTctttaaataatgaataaaataatgccTTATGCTGGCCACAGACggaaaacaaatccaaacaatcGGTTGAAACTCATTTCGCCACACACGTGCGGATGTGTCGATGATTTAAGTTTCACGCTGTTCGTTGctgagtgaacatggaagcagaaaaaaatgattGTCATGTATGGTATTTATTTGTGCTTGGAAAGAAGGGGTAGAAGAAGATTTTGTTTTACGCTTTCTGTTTAGCGTTTAGTGTCTACttttctttttgtcttttttaataaaattatcatggcaaaaattttacatttctgtCTTTATATTCATAGCTCTTATTTTTCACAATGATGGCTAGCTTTGGAACAAATCTTTGAGTTcctcaataaataatttatttatttattagaaatatatattgtattattcataattatataaagggtgaccaatttagaggtatcggattttaaattgaaataaaacaacgaatatTCAAATTGATCGAAAAAtctttactatttttgtgtaaaaccattcaagatatttatttttcaaagataatccctttcaaatgttgcccGCCACtgtgccgtaattcggccatcaatAAACACCGATTTTGAATTACTCGCTGGAGGATTTCGGTCGacatctcgtgaataactttagtaatgttagcTTTCAATGCCTTAAACGAAGCTGGTTtacccacaaagcatttagactttacatatccccacaaataaaagtccaaaggtgtgacatCATACGATCTTGGCGGGCAATCCACGGgctgtatgacaagtagcgccgtctactacgaacca comes from Anastrepha ludens isolate Willacy chromosome 3, idAnaLude1.1, whole genome shotgun sequence and encodes:
- the LOC128858536 gene encoding N-acetylneuraminate 9-O-acetyltransferase — encoded protein: MSEVLELNSLNCDLISAPRVSKAEHLIQQLNAANAKKVALLLVLGFVAYHGILNWQYGSDSCQWLLSKGRFKGVNEWQPYGCMMHKYTATDTRRCLRYLAFWGNRNYFVFIGDESVRAVYQSFINHLRPSSVDNISSTLLPITQDGEFEERQLNMRVRYIYADQVDEALLDTLSKFGDAQELPVLFIFGFTYRNFLARNVSQELVKQYAKNLTRLVVPFDQLVEHKAKVLWKLQHRINEDKVTKTSWKAVLNADIDRLNQAAQSVFRYSDAIVWNAAWQIANGLVDSAVDGYKLTGLGLRHEVQILINMYCNDYMNYNDGTCCASAEPFTNLQIVSYSVLGVCVTLAIVMLLRRWLLHLRGHTFYTPLSQPPNLKDLHTANTATAGNLSNGTSSLALPIMDFFTPLAMLGIIMAYFYLCDRTNFFMKENKYYSEFSFWIPVGYVFALGIFFTEESRFTKVLNSDQTDELKGWIMLVVLIYYMTGAHRVLSIHVHIKLLISSYLFITGYSHFSYMWQTGGNSAFVRFFQVLFHLNFVTVVLCFCMNRPYQFYYFVPLLSFWMCVIYFVLSLPPRISAQSVELNPLHYLYLVAKFVGCFSVITILFMSEVFFERIFLTRPWKALFVSTDDDIHEWWYQWKLDRYTVTFGMIFAACFHIAQKHSIFDDNNHGNLFARRTSITVTLLALLSVCLYTSFSFLCRNEQECEEIHSYIVFIPIVGYIVLRNISGILRTRYSTFFAWFGRISLELFICQYHIWLAADRHGVLVLLPGFPTLNMIITSFIFVCASHEVHRITQTLLPYAVPNDWKLVMRNFVIFLIILIPVGHMDGMF